In Juglans microcarpa x Juglans regia isolate MS1-56 chromosome 4S, Jm3101_v1.0, whole genome shotgun sequence, a single window of DNA contains:
- the LOC121263509 gene encoding heterogeneous nuclear ribonucleoprotein H2-like isoform X2 produces the protein MAMLGSGGFSDGYEVGSKRQRMMESNPYFAVSSSTSGFQPYGYGGGFHPPPFPVVRLRGLPFNCSDIEIFKFFAGLDIVDVLLVNKNGRFSGEAFVVFAGSMQVEFALQRDRQSMGRRYVEVFRCKRQDYYSAVAAEVNYEGIYDNDYHGSPPPARSKRFSDKDQLEYTEILKMRGLPFSVKKTEIGEFFRDFKLIEERIHIACRPDGKATGEAYVEFASAEEAKRAMSKDKMTIGSRYVELFPSTPDEARRAESRSRQ, from the exons AT GGCAATGTTGGGAAGCGGGGGGTTTTCGGACGGGTACGAGGTCGGCTCAAAGAGACAAAGAATGATGGAATCCAATCCCTACTTCGCAGTGAGCAGTAGCACAAGTGGCTTTCAACCTTATGGCTATGGTGGTGGCTTTCATCCCCCTCCCTTTCCAGTGGTCCGGCTCCGGGGGCTTCCCTTCAACTGCTCCGACATTGAGATTTTCAAGTTCTTTGCTGGGCTGGACATTGTCGACGTTTTGCTGGTCAATAAGAATGGACGGTTCTCAGGAGAAGCCTTTGTGGTGTTTGCGGGATCGATGCAGGTCGAGTTTGCGTTACAGAGAGACCGGCAGAGCATGGGTCGAAGGTATGTGGAAGTTTTCAGATGCAAGAGGCAGGATTATTATAGTGCTGTAGCAGCGGAGGTAAACTATGAAGGAATTTACGATAATGACTACCATGGAAGCCCACCTCCAGCTCGATCAAAGAGGTTCAGTGATAAGGACCAGCTGGAATACACTGAAATATTGAAGATGCGCGGCCTCCCCTTTTCTGTGAAGAAAACTGAAATTGGTGAATTTTTCCGGGATTTCAAGCTGATAGAAGAAAGGATACACATAGCATGTCGCCCCGATGGAAAAGCTACTGGAGAGGCATATGTAGAGTTTGCTTCTGCAGAGGAGGCTAAGAGAGCGATGAGCAAAGACAAGATGACAATTGGGTCCAGATATGTGGAGCTGTTTCCTTCAACACCAGATGAAGCAAGAAGGGCTGAGTCGAGGTCAAGACAGTGA
- the LOC121263507 gene encoding uncharacterized protein LOC121263507 isoform X1 encodes MGGFLHLFDFNQGNMARKARKQKRHVGGLEAPQNSLDCAIGDVTYSNQIEEWSEKNRYPIEASMKKLINEEVSKQSNTRQKAPSIVARLMGVDTFPLDTNSAVQPIAKKNENMGLKFSKNERSRKSTVGLISRDSNSPTLMEFNLSHHIKDRSADRWSSKQNLGNPRRREHPQEEELQKFKKEFETWQAARFKECSRVIGLDCTRGQLLAQEDLNKEKALYATSGRTANERPREPENHTLKARSCERGNFEQHGDSMELFASEQKESLALRSRTVSREFEQSSLMSSSQKQEKSSAPTKIVILKPGLARISNHEESRTSSLDTLEERGSIEDFLEEVKERLKCELQGHTPKRGSVGRGSGIETPFSEKPSDQKLITRHVAKQVRDGVTKDHGRNLLRSESTRSYRSEIQLNGPGSLDFISRDTRNFLSERLSNVLKQETQFDIPIAASSSSALDNEKVKLKKVRDTLKAGNEMSCGEIVNDEQEIQTRSFRHGSDDGVLLRELSPRNLIRSLSAPVSGTSFGKLLLEDRHILTGAHIRRKHEAIENAMVDIRKQRKERFNFKERVSNFRYRFTFRRRLFGKRMQSMVESRCSEHTLMGDIMSGPTVLMNHGDRHENSTEVPPSPASVCSSSLEDFWRPTEHISSMSTLDITPAEDDVVPQVFMGISSNLNDLRKQLNQLKSHGPEDATIEQESNESEMVDLEDPAEAYVRDLLVSSGLYDGSCDRSLFRWDTFAQPISTCVFEEVEESYRDLAKEDGSPMKDHNEKVDHKMLFDLLNEALSTSLGPISTMSRFKRKIIHFSILPTLHGRRLLDHVWEIIHVHLQPLIDKSYCSLDVLVARDLGSTPCFVFTDEEVSDLGREVECLIIGDLVEEIVKDMQLRG; translated from the exons ATGGGAGGCTTCTTGCACTTGTTCGACTTCAATCAGGGGAACATGGCCAGGAAAGCTCGTAAGCAGAAGAGACATGTTGGGG GCCTTGAAGCTCCTCAGAATAGCCTGGATTGTGCTATAGGAGATGTAACG TACTCCAATCAAATTGAAGAATGGTCTGAAAAGAATCGTTATCCAATTGAGGCTTCAATGAAGAAATTGATAAATGAGGAAGTATCCAAACAATCAAACACCAGACAAAAGGCCCCAAGCATTGTGGCACGGTTGATGGGAGTGGACACATTCCCATTAGATACAAATTCTGCAGTTCAACCAATCGccaaaaagaatgaaaacatGGGATTAAAGTTTTCTAAGAATGAAAGGAGTAGAAAGAGCACAGTTGGTCTCATCTCTCGTGACTCAAATTCTCCCACGCTGATGGAATTTAACCTATCTCACCATATTAAAGACAGAAGTGCTGATAGATGGAGCAGCAAGCAAAATTTAGGAAACCCTAGGCGTCGAGAACATCCTCAGGAGGAGGAACTACAGAAGTTCAAGAAAGAATTTGAAACATGGCAAGCAGCCAGGTTTAAGGAATGTTCGAGGGTTATTGGACTTGATTGCACCCGTGGACAGTTGCTTGCTCAAGAGGACCTGAACAAAGAAAAGGCACTTTATGCAACTTCTGGGAGAACAGCAAATGAGAGGCCCAGAGAGCCTGAGAATCATACATTAAAGGCAAGGTCATGTGAAAGAGGCAATTTTGAGCAACACGGAGACAGCATGGAATTATTTGCATCTGAGCAAAAGGAATCACTTGCTTTGAGAAGCAGGACCGTAAGTAGAGAATTTGAGCAGTCCTCCCTCATGAGTTCCAGTCAGAAACAGGAGAAATCTTCTGCTCCCACGAAGATAGTGATCTTGAAGCCTGGTCTGGCGAGGATTTCTAACCATGAAGAGTCTCGGACCAGTTCCTTGGACACTTTAGAGGAGAGAGGTAGCATAGAAGATTTTCTTGAGGAGGTCAAGGAACGGTTGAAATGTGAACTGCAAGGGCACACTCCTAAGAGGGGTTCTGTGGGCCGAGGCAGTGGAATTGAGACCCCTTTCAGCGAAAAACCATCAGATCAGAAACTGATCACACGGCATGTAGCGAAACAAGTCCGTGATGGTGTGACTAAGGATCATGGAAGAAATTTGCTCCGATCAGAATCAACAAGGTCATATAGAAGTGAAATTCAGCTCAATGGACCAGGTTCCTTGGATTTCATCAGTAGAGATACTAGAAATTTCTTGTCAGAGAGATTAAGTAATGTTCTCAAGCAAGAAACACAGTTTGACATTCCTATTGCTGCCTCTTCATCATCTGCCCTGGATAATGAAAAggtaaaactaaaaaaagttaGAGATACATTGAAAGCTGGAAATGAAATGAGCTGCGGGGAAATTGTGAATGATGAACAAGAAATTCAAACCAGATCTTTTAGGCATGGGTCAGATGATGGAGTGCTCCTCAGAGAGTTGTCCCCCAGAAATCTCATCAGGTCCTTGTCAGCCCCAGTATCGGGAACATCATTTGGGAAGCTTCTTCTGGAAGATCGTCACATTTTGACTGGTGCCCACATCCGGAGAAAGCATGAAGCCATCGAAAATGCAATGGTGGACattagaaaacagagaaaagaaAGGTTTAATTTTAAAGAGAGAGTTTCCAATTTCAGATACAGGTTCACTTTTAGAAGAAGGCTGTTTGGAAAAAGGATGCAATCAATGGTGGAATCACGTTGCAGTGAACACACTCTTATGGGTGATATCATGAGTGGACCAACAGTTCTTATGAACCATGGCGACAGGCAT GAGAACTCCACTGAGGTGCCTCCTAGCCCTGCATCTGTGTGCAGCAGTTCTCTAGAAGATTTCTGGAGGCCAACTGAACATATCAGCTCAATGTCAACACTGGATATAACTCCAGCAGAAGATGATGTTGTGCCACAAGTTTTTATGGGGATCAGCTCCAACCTTAATG ATCTGCGGAAGCAACTGAATCAACTTAAGTCTCATGGGCCTGAGGACGCAACAATTGAACAGGAGTCCAATGAGTCTGAAATGGTTGATCTGGAGGACCCAGCAGAAGCTTATGTTAGGGATCTGCTCGTTTCTTCTGGCTTGTATGATGGATCATGTGATAGATCTTTATTTAGGTGGGACACATTTGCACAGCCTATCAGCACCTGTGTCTTTGAAGAAGTGGAAGAATCTTATAGAGATTTGGCCAAGGAGGATGGAAGTCCAATGAAGGATCACAATGAGAAGGTAGATCACAAGATGCTATTTGATTTGTTAAATGAAGCACTTTCAACTAGTCTTGGACCAATTTCGACCATGTCcagattcaaaagaaaaattattcatttctCTATCCTTCCAACTTTACATGGAAGGAGGTTATTGGATCATGTTTGGGAGATCATCCATGTGCATTTACAACCTCTGATTGACAAATCATATTGCTCGCTTGATGTTTTGGTGGCTCGGGATCTGGGATCAACCCCTTGTTTTGTATTTACAGATGAAGAGGTCAGTGATTTGGGAAGAGAGGTGGAGTGTCTAATAATTGGAGATTTGGTTGAGGAAATTGTGAAAGACATGCAATTACGAGGATGA
- the LOC121263507 gene encoding uncharacterized protein LOC121263507 isoform X2, with protein sequence MGGFLHLFDFNQGNMARKARKQKRHVGGLEAPQNSLDCAIGDVTYSNQIEEWSEKNRYPIEASMKKLINEEVSKQSNTRQKAPSIVARLMGVDTFPLDTNSAVQPIAKKNENMGLKFSKNERSRKSTVGLISRDSNSPTLMEFNLSHHIKDRSADRWSSKQNLGNPRRREHPQEEELQKFKKEFETWQAARFKECSRVIGLDCTRGQLLAQEDLNKEKALYATSGRTANERPREPENHTLKARSCERGNFEQHGDSMELFASEQKESLALRSRTVSREFEQSSLMSSSQKQEKSSAPTKIVILKPGLARISNHEESRTSSLDTLEERGSIEDFLEEVKERLKCELQGHTPKRGSVGRGSGIETPFSEKPSDQKLITRHVAKQVRDGVTKDHGRNLLRSESTRSYRSEIQLNGPGSLDFISRDTRNFLSERLSNVLKQETQFDIPIAASSSSALDNEKVKLKKVRDTLKAGNEMSCGEIVNDEQEIQTRSFRHGSDDGVLLRELSPRNLIRSLSAPVSGTSFGKLLLEDRHILTGAHIRRKHEAIENAMVDIRKQRKERFNFKERVSNFRYRFTFRRRLFGKRMQSMVESRCSEHTLMGDIMSGPTVLMNHGDRHENSTEVPPSPASVCSSSLEDFWRPTEHISSMSTLDITPAEDDVVPQVFMGISSNLNDLRKQLNQLKSHGPEDATIEQESNESEMVDLEDPAEAYVRDLLVSSGLYDGSCDRSLFRWDTFAQPISTCVFEEVEESYRDLAKEDGSPMKDHNEKMKRSVIWEERWSV encoded by the exons ATGGGAGGCTTCTTGCACTTGTTCGACTTCAATCAGGGGAACATGGCCAGGAAAGCTCGTAAGCAGAAGAGACATGTTGGGG GCCTTGAAGCTCCTCAGAATAGCCTGGATTGTGCTATAGGAGATGTAACG TACTCCAATCAAATTGAAGAATGGTCTGAAAAGAATCGTTATCCAATTGAGGCTTCAATGAAGAAATTGATAAATGAGGAAGTATCCAAACAATCAAACACCAGACAAAAGGCCCCAAGCATTGTGGCACGGTTGATGGGAGTGGACACATTCCCATTAGATACAAATTCTGCAGTTCAACCAATCGccaaaaagaatgaaaacatGGGATTAAAGTTTTCTAAGAATGAAAGGAGTAGAAAGAGCACAGTTGGTCTCATCTCTCGTGACTCAAATTCTCCCACGCTGATGGAATTTAACCTATCTCACCATATTAAAGACAGAAGTGCTGATAGATGGAGCAGCAAGCAAAATTTAGGAAACCCTAGGCGTCGAGAACATCCTCAGGAGGAGGAACTACAGAAGTTCAAGAAAGAATTTGAAACATGGCAAGCAGCCAGGTTTAAGGAATGTTCGAGGGTTATTGGACTTGATTGCACCCGTGGACAGTTGCTTGCTCAAGAGGACCTGAACAAAGAAAAGGCACTTTATGCAACTTCTGGGAGAACAGCAAATGAGAGGCCCAGAGAGCCTGAGAATCATACATTAAAGGCAAGGTCATGTGAAAGAGGCAATTTTGAGCAACACGGAGACAGCATGGAATTATTTGCATCTGAGCAAAAGGAATCACTTGCTTTGAGAAGCAGGACCGTAAGTAGAGAATTTGAGCAGTCCTCCCTCATGAGTTCCAGTCAGAAACAGGAGAAATCTTCTGCTCCCACGAAGATAGTGATCTTGAAGCCTGGTCTGGCGAGGATTTCTAACCATGAAGAGTCTCGGACCAGTTCCTTGGACACTTTAGAGGAGAGAGGTAGCATAGAAGATTTTCTTGAGGAGGTCAAGGAACGGTTGAAATGTGAACTGCAAGGGCACACTCCTAAGAGGGGTTCTGTGGGCCGAGGCAGTGGAATTGAGACCCCTTTCAGCGAAAAACCATCAGATCAGAAACTGATCACACGGCATGTAGCGAAACAAGTCCGTGATGGTGTGACTAAGGATCATGGAAGAAATTTGCTCCGATCAGAATCAACAAGGTCATATAGAAGTGAAATTCAGCTCAATGGACCAGGTTCCTTGGATTTCATCAGTAGAGATACTAGAAATTTCTTGTCAGAGAGATTAAGTAATGTTCTCAAGCAAGAAACACAGTTTGACATTCCTATTGCTGCCTCTTCATCATCTGCCCTGGATAATGAAAAggtaaaactaaaaaaagttaGAGATACATTGAAAGCTGGAAATGAAATGAGCTGCGGGGAAATTGTGAATGATGAACAAGAAATTCAAACCAGATCTTTTAGGCATGGGTCAGATGATGGAGTGCTCCTCAGAGAGTTGTCCCCCAGAAATCTCATCAGGTCCTTGTCAGCCCCAGTATCGGGAACATCATTTGGGAAGCTTCTTCTGGAAGATCGTCACATTTTGACTGGTGCCCACATCCGGAGAAAGCATGAAGCCATCGAAAATGCAATGGTGGACattagaaaacagagaaaagaaAGGTTTAATTTTAAAGAGAGAGTTTCCAATTTCAGATACAGGTTCACTTTTAGAAGAAGGCTGTTTGGAAAAAGGATGCAATCAATGGTGGAATCACGTTGCAGTGAACACACTCTTATGGGTGATATCATGAGTGGACCAACAGTTCTTATGAACCATGGCGACAGGCAT GAGAACTCCACTGAGGTGCCTCCTAGCCCTGCATCTGTGTGCAGCAGTTCTCTAGAAGATTTCTGGAGGCCAACTGAACATATCAGCTCAATGTCAACACTGGATATAACTCCAGCAGAAGATGATGTTGTGCCACAAGTTTTTATGGGGATCAGCTCCAACCTTAATG ATCTGCGGAAGCAACTGAATCAACTTAAGTCTCATGGGCCTGAGGACGCAACAATTGAACAGGAGTCCAATGAGTCTGAAATGGTTGATCTGGAGGACCCAGCAGAAGCTTATGTTAGGGATCTGCTCGTTTCTTCTGGCTTGTATGATGGATCATGTGATAGATCTTTATTTAGGTGGGACACATTTGCACAGCCTATCAGCACCTGTGTCTTTGAAGAAGTGGAAGAATCTTATAGAGATTTGGCCAAGGAGGATGGAAGTCCAATGAAGGATCACAATGAGAAG ATGAAGAGGTCAGTGATTTGGGAAGAGAGGTGGAGTGTCTAA
- the LOC121263509 gene encoding heterogeneous nuclear ribonucleoprotein H2-like isoform X1 — MYGPRGAMLGSGGFSDGYEVGSKRQRMMESNPYFAVSSSTSGFQPYGYGGGFHPPPFPVVRLRGLPFNCSDIEIFKFFAGLDIVDVLLVNKNGRFSGEAFVVFAGSMQVEFALQRDRQSMGRRYVEVFRCKRQDYYSAVAAEVNYEGIYDNDYHGSPPPARSKRFSDKDQLEYTEILKMRGLPFSVKKTEIGEFFRDFKLIEERIHIACRPDGKATGEAYVEFASAEEAKRAMSKDKMTIGSRYVELFPSTPDEARRAESRSRQ, encoded by the exons ATGTACGGACCGAGAGG GGCAATGTTGGGAAGCGGGGGGTTTTCGGACGGGTACGAGGTCGGCTCAAAGAGACAAAGAATGATGGAATCCAATCCCTACTTCGCAGTGAGCAGTAGCACAAGTGGCTTTCAACCTTATGGCTATGGTGGTGGCTTTCATCCCCCTCCCTTTCCAGTGGTCCGGCTCCGGGGGCTTCCCTTCAACTGCTCCGACATTGAGATTTTCAAGTTCTTTGCTGGGCTGGACATTGTCGACGTTTTGCTGGTCAATAAGAATGGACGGTTCTCAGGAGAAGCCTTTGTGGTGTTTGCGGGATCGATGCAGGTCGAGTTTGCGTTACAGAGAGACCGGCAGAGCATGGGTCGAAGGTATGTGGAAGTTTTCAGATGCAAGAGGCAGGATTATTATAGTGCTGTAGCAGCGGAGGTAAACTATGAAGGAATTTACGATAATGACTACCATGGAAGCCCACCTCCAGCTCGATCAAAGAGGTTCAGTGATAAGGACCAGCTGGAATACACTGAAATATTGAAGATGCGCGGCCTCCCCTTTTCTGTGAAGAAAACTGAAATTGGTGAATTTTTCCGGGATTTCAAGCTGATAGAAGAAAGGATACACATAGCATGTCGCCCCGATGGAAAAGCTACTGGAGAGGCATATGTAGAGTTTGCTTCTGCAGAGGAGGCTAAGAGAGCGATGAGCAAAGACAAGATGACAATTGGGTCCAGATATGTGGAGCTGTTTCCTTCAACACCAGATGAAGCAAGAAGGGCTGAGTCGAGGTCAAGACAGTGA
- the LOC121263509 gene encoding heterogeneous nuclear ribonucleoprotein F-like isoform X3, with amino-acid sequence MQVEFALQRDRQSMGRRYVEVFRCKRQDYYSAVAAEVNYEGIYDNDYHGSPPPARSKRFSDKDQLEYTEILKMRGLPFSVKKTEIGEFFRDFKLIEERIHIACRPDGKATGEAYVEFASAEEAKRAMSKDKMTIGSRYVELFPSTPDEARRAESRSRQ; translated from the coding sequence ATGCAGGTCGAGTTTGCGTTACAGAGAGACCGGCAGAGCATGGGTCGAAGGTATGTGGAAGTTTTCAGATGCAAGAGGCAGGATTATTATAGTGCTGTAGCAGCGGAGGTAAACTATGAAGGAATTTACGATAATGACTACCATGGAAGCCCACCTCCAGCTCGATCAAAGAGGTTCAGTGATAAGGACCAGCTGGAATACACTGAAATATTGAAGATGCGCGGCCTCCCCTTTTCTGTGAAGAAAACTGAAATTGGTGAATTTTTCCGGGATTTCAAGCTGATAGAAGAAAGGATACACATAGCATGTCGCCCCGATGGAAAAGCTACTGGAGAGGCATATGTAGAGTTTGCTTCTGCAGAGGAGGCTAAGAGAGCGATGAGCAAAGACAAGATGACAATTGGGTCCAGATATGTGGAGCTGTTTCCTTCAACACCAGATGAAGCAAGAAGGGCTGAGTCGAGGTCAAGACAGTGA
- the LOC121263510 gene encoding cancer-related nucleoside-triphosphatase homolog codes for MAGPGKSFLITGPPGVGKTTLIMKVFEALKTSHPSLQIQGFYSSEVRRGSERVGFEVVTSDGRRGRLASTTISTLESLRWPNVGKYKVDIASFESLVLPELQVRVDTDLFIIDEVGKMEMYSSSFFPGVLKVLESNIPVLASVPIPKSGRDIPGVARLKNHPGATVFTLSTSNRDAIKDQIYSILVDLLTKH; via the exons ATGGCAGGTCCCGGCAAATCCTTCCTTATCACCGGCCCTCCT GGTGTGGGTAAAACCACACTGATTATGAAAGTTTTTGAAGctctcaaaacttctcacccTAGCTTACAAATTCAGGGCTTTTACTCTA GTGAAGTTAGACGAGGGAGCGAGAGGGTTGGTTTTGAGGTGGTCACTTCGGACGGCCGCAGAGGCCGATTAGCCTCCACTACTATTTCAAC CCTCGAGTCTCTTAGATGGCCTAATGTCGGGAAATACAAAGTAGATATAGCATCATTTGAGTCACTAGTGCTCCCTGAATTGCAG GTCAGAGTGGATACTGATCTTTTCATCATTGACGAAGTTGGTAAGATGGAGATGTATAGCTCATCTTTCTTCCCTGGGGTTCTAAAAGTTTTGGAATCAAATATTCCAGTTTTGGCTTCTGTTCCTATTCCGAAATCGGGCCGTGATATACCTGGAG TTGCAAGGTTGAAGAATCATCCTGGGGCAACTGTTTTTACATTAAGCACAAGTAACAGGGATGCTATCAAAGATCAGATATATTCCATATTGGTAGACTTGCTGACTAAACACTAG
- the LOC121263512 gene encoding HMG1/2-like protein isoform X1, which yields MKGGKSKADTVKTEIMLKSKGAGTGKRQSKKGAKDPNKPKRPASAFFVFMEDFRKQYAIEHPNSKAMSAVGKVGGQKWKSMSEAEKALYVDKAEKRKSEYNKNMQAYNKKLARGGNGPDEEESDKSKSEVNDEEFSSWALGPGV from the exons ATGAAAGGTGGCAAGTCTAAGGCTGATACCGTAAAAACTGAGATCAT GCTGAAGAGTAAAGGTGCTGGAACGGGCAAGAGACAATCGAAGAAAGGTGCAAAAGATCCAAATAAGCCGAAGAGACCTGCAAGTGCTTTCTTCGTTTTCAT ggaGGACTTTCGGAAACAATACGCAATAGAGCATCCCAACAGCAAGGCTATGTCGGCG GTGGGTAAAGTTGGAGGGCAGAAGTGGAAGTCAATGTCTGAAGCT GAGAAAGCTCTTTATGTAGACAAGGCAGAGAAGAGGAAGTCAGAGTACAACAAGAACATGCAGGCTTACAACAAGAAATTG GCCAGAGGAGGAAATGGACCGGATGAGGAAGAATCTGACAAGTCCAAGTCTGAAGTGAATGATGAAGAG ttTAGTTCTTGGGCTTTGGGCCCTGGCGTGTAA
- the LOC121263511 gene encoding protein GET1 yields MGGEETLGHRGSLAAPLIFVIVIGFQFLSRWLEHFKKNRGSKSAVSIQLRGEIKQILKEASSLSQPSTFAQAAKLRRLAAAKEKELANYQESMSKEMKVSYDLYLKVLFLSKVFTYFVLVCWFWRVPVATISEQLVQPFGRVLSWRAGGTLNNNVMVGIIPWLILSTRVSKFVCRLFK; encoded by the exons atgggaggAGAAGAAACCCTAGGACATCGAGGCTCGCTTGCAGCTCCTCTGATCTTCGTGATTGTTATCGGCTTCCAGTTCCTCTCCAGATGGCTTGagcactttaaaaaaaat AGAGGATCCAAGAGTGCTGTCTCAATCCAGTTGCGTGGAGAGATAAAGCAAATCTTGAAAGAGGCGAGCTCCTTGTCACA GCCATCCACATTTGCACAAGCTGCAAAACTAAGGAGGTTAGCAGCTGCCAAGGAGAAGGAACTTGCAAATT ATCAAGAATCAATGAGCAAGGAAATGAAAGTGTCTTATGATTTGTATCTGAAAGTTCTATTTCTTTCTAAG GTTTTTACCTATTTTGTGCTCGTTTGTTGGTTTTGGAGGGTTCCTGTTGCAACCATTTCTGAGCAACTTGTGCAACCCTTCG GGAGGGTGTTATCTTGGAGGGCTGGAGGTACCTTAAACAACAATGTTATG GTTGGGATAATACCTTGGTTAATACTGTCTACCAGGGTTAGCAAATTTGTTTGTCGACTCTTCAAGTAG
- the LOC121263512 gene encoding HMG1/2-like protein isoform X2 encodes MKGGKSKADTVKTEIMLKSKGAGTGKRQSKKGAKDPNKPKRPASAFFVFMEDFRKQYAIEHPNSKAMSAVGKVGGQKWKSMSEAEKALYVDKAEKRKSEYNKNMQAYNKKLARGGNGPDEEESDKSKSEVNDEEEEEEDGE; translated from the exons ATGAAAGGTGGCAAGTCTAAGGCTGATACCGTAAAAACTGAGATCAT GCTGAAGAGTAAAGGTGCTGGAACGGGCAAGAGACAATCGAAGAAAGGTGCAAAAGATCCAAATAAGCCGAAGAGACCTGCAAGTGCTTTCTTCGTTTTCAT ggaGGACTTTCGGAAACAATACGCAATAGAGCATCCCAACAGCAAGGCTATGTCGGCG GTGGGTAAAGTTGGAGGGCAGAAGTGGAAGTCAATGTCTGAAGCT GAGAAAGCTCTTTATGTAGACAAGGCAGAGAAGAGGAAGTCAGAGTACAACAAGAACATGCAGGCTTACAACAAGAAATTG GCCAGAGGAGGAAATGGACCGGATGAGGAAGAATCTGACAAGTCCAAGTCTGAAGTGAATGATGAAGAG gaggaagaagaggatggTGAGTAG